One segment of Paenibacillus sp. FSL R7-0337 DNA contains the following:
- a CDS encoding response regulator, translated as MIKLLIADDEALVCIGLQSMLKWEQYNIEIVGIAHNGAQEEEMIDTLRPDIVISDIKMPIKSGLEVAGSVRRKYGRLPLFIMLTSYEEFQYARGAIEVQATDYLVKLELTPEALAESIRRAISILEEYQTMESYPKLVHRGNLQAQRDKFFIRLLSGLFENKNQYLLQKEDLEVDLSAPAYLVCTCRILGPDTVPPRGDKLVALCSSTVQMAKDTLSSLSACYVTSLDLRNFALILPVAGPDPQLWMPDIQNLLADMASVLHNYFNVTIIGAIGFAAEDPFLLQGSYLAARKALPAAVKERSFVFFTEGEAPLQEQLLFDFSESRLEIRRAFEEMDTRALHSIISRMIESFDGRDDLLVPATDAACNILYMATSLLADGENMVEQIFEQEPEGYRAIYQMHTIEEIIGWLVQFRDGCVRMLATRRQSYKEQVVKNVQEYIKRNLGTKLSLNQVADVFNFSPNYLSHLFSKVAKVNYVEYITETKITAAKEMMVRGEGRIYEISQKLGYESAFYFSKVFKKVTGLSPRDYMQQIEGNTESN; from the coding sequence TTGATCAAATTATTAATCGCAGATGATGAAGCCCTGGTCTGCATCGGACTACAGTCCATGCTGAAATGGGAGCAATATAACATTGAAATCGTCGGCATCGCCCACAACGGTGCGCAGGAGGAAGAGATGATCGACACCCTCCGCCCGGACATTGTAATCAGCGATATCAAAATGCCGATCAAAAGCGGCCTCGAGGTCGCCGGCTCGGTCCGCCGCAAGTACGGGCGGCTTCCGCTGTTCATCATGCTGACCAGCTACGAGGAATTCCAGTATGCGCGCGGAGCGATTGAGGTCCAGGCCACCGATTACCTGGTGAAGCTGGAGCTGACCCCGGAGGCGCTGGCCGAATCGATCCGCCGGGCCATTAGTATCCTGGAGGAGTACCAGACCATGGAGAGCTATCCGAAGCTGGTCCACCGCGGCAATCTCCAGGCCCAGCGGGATAAATTCTTCATCCGGCTGTTAAGCGGTCTGTTCGAGAACAAGAACCAGTATCTGCTGCAAAAGGAGGATCTGGAGGTGGACCTCTCCGCGCCGGCCTATCTGGTCTGTACCTGCCGTATTCTCGGGCCGGACACCGTCCCGCCGCGCGGGGATAAGCTGGTAGCCTTATGCTCAAGCACGGTACAGATGGCGAAGGATACGCTCTCTTCGCTTAGCGCCTGCTATGTAACCAGTCTGGATCTGCGTAACTTCGCGCTGATTCTGCCGGTTGCTGGACCCGATCCGCAGCTCTGGATGCCTGACATCCAGAATTTGCTGGCGGATATGGCTTCCGTGCTGCATAATTATTTCAATGTGACCATTATCGGGGCGATCGGCTTCGCGGCGGAAGATCCGTTTTTGCTGCAGGGGAGCTATCTCGCTGCCCGGAAGGCGCTGCCCGCCGCCGTGAAGGAGCGCTCCTTCGTCTTCTTCACGGAAGGCGAAGCCCCGCTGCAGGAGCAGCTTCTGTTTGATTTCTCGGAGTCTCGGCTGGAGATCCGCAGAGCTTTTGAAGAAATGGATACCCGCGCCCTGCACAGTATTATCTCCCGGATGATCGAGAGCTTCGACGGACGGGACGACCTGCTCGTTCCCGCCACCGATGCTGCCTGCAACATTCTGTACATGGCGACCTCCCTGCTAGCGGACGGCGAGAACATGGTGGAGCAGATCTTCGAGCAGGAGCCGGAGGGCTACCGGGCGATCTACCAGATGCATACGATTGAGGAGATTATCGGCTGGCTCGTCCAGTTTCGGGATGGCTGCGTCCGGATGCTCGCCACCCGCAGACAGAGCTATAAGGAGCAGGTGGTCAAGAATGTCCAGGAGTATATCAAAAGAAATCTCGGTACCAAGCTCTCGCTCAACCAGGTGGCGGATGTGTTCAACTTCAGCCCCAACTATCTGAGCCACCTGTTCTCCAAGGTCGCCAAAGTAAACTATGTTGAGTATATCACAGAGACCAAAATCACCGCCGCCAAGGAGATGATGGTCCGCGGCGAAGGCCGGATCTACGAGATCTCCCAGAAGCTCGGCTATGAGAGCGCCTTCTATTTCAGCAAGGTGTTCAAGAAGGTCACCGGGCTCTCTCCCCGGGATTATATGCAGCAGATTGAAGGGAATACAGAAAGCAACTAA
- a CDS encoding sensor histidine kinase, producing the protein MKTLYIGPVIDEGVFTTVRKSTIKSRIILLMTAFALLIATLLSWFSYELITYYQRKTTIQATEFNLQLVSHIIEQDLIDLTTLAMTSSTNSSTNTLLTEYFGSAEASPKQALNVFNAMQDDVRINRSYSYVRRLIATDNSGKFLQVENFGTSVPLTIHNIGQVTGLTNEAEEQWDRVIKDPLSNSYGIPFVFPIYGRGATRMGTVYLLANTSVITDKLKGYALPEHSRLLLTLGEHHYQLTGDQVKAIEEPYEPVAYTSDKPVGPGTELSMVKMQNDRESHIVVSYPVRSGVMLSQTLSSDQFAPRSNIWILVLLGVCLLVLVLSAIITLYLTRTISLPVEKLKKRMDKIAQGNFLLDSGIEWNSELGDVGRGINRLSQDIVALMDSRLADEKQKQELEYRMLQNQINPHFLYNTLNSIKWMATIQNATGIAEMTTSLSRLLRSIAKDNRRLMPLKDELSLLDDYFLIQKYRYGSTVTMVTEIEEEALLAGLIPRFTLQPLVENAIFHGIEPKGRGDIVVRVTKSGFADLLITIEDNGVGMKEEQISTILTVPGDEAKGMLENIGLRSVNERLQLAFGGEYGLSIESEVGRYTKMKLLLPFRQRE; encoded by the coding sequence TTGAAAACGCTTTATATAGGTCCAGTTATAGATGAAGGAGTGTTCACCACGGTACGTAAATCTACTATTAAAAGCCGCATTATTCTGCTCATGACCGCCTTTGCACTGCTGATTGCCACGCTGCTGTCCTGGTTCAGCTACGAACTGATTACGTATTACCAGCGCAAAACGACGATCCAGGCGACGGAATTCAACCTCCAGCTCGTCTCCCATATTATTGAACAGGATCTGATTGATCTGACTACGCTGGCGATGACCAGCAGCACTAACTCGTCTACGAACACCCTGCTTACCGAATATTTCGGGTCGGCGGAGGCCAGCCCCAAGCAGGCGCTGAATGTGTTCAACGCGATGCAGGACGATGTGCGGATCAACCGCTCCTACAGCTATGTACGCCGCCTGATTGCCACGGATAACAGCGGAAAGTTCCTGCAGGTGGAGAATTTCGGCACCTCCGTTCCGCTAACGATCCATAATATCGGTCAAGTCACCGGTCTGACGAATGAGGCCGAAGAGCAATGGGACCGGGTCATTAAGGACCCGCTCTCCAATTCCTACGGAATTCCCTTTGTGTTCCCGATCTACGGCCGGGGGGCCACCCGGATGGGCACCGTCTACCTGCTCGCGAATACCTCCGTCATTACGGACAAGCTGAAGGGCTATGCCCTGCCGGAGCATTCCCGGCTGCTCCTCACGCTCGGCGAGCATCATTATCAGCTTACCGGCGATCAGGTCAAAGCCATTGAAGAGCCGTATGAGCCGGTAGCCTATACCAGTGACAAGCCTGTCGGCCCGGGTACCGAGCTGTCCATGGTGAAAATGCAGAATGATCGGGAAAGCCATATCGTGGTATCGTATCCGGTACGCAGCGGTGTCATGCTCTCGCAGACCTTGTCCAGCGACCAGTTCGCGCCCCGGAGCAATATATGGATTCTCGTCCTGCTCGGTGTCTGTCTGCTCGTGCTTGTCTTAAGCGCGATCATTACGCTGTATTTGACCCGCACAATCAGCCTTCCGGTGGAGAAGTTGAAGAAACGCATGGACAAGATTGCCCAAGGCAACTTCCTGCTGGACTCGGGTATTGAATGGAACAGCGAGCTGGGCGATGTCGGCCGGGGCATTAACCGGCTGTCCCAGGATATCGTGGCCCTCATGGACAGCCGGCTCGCAGACGAGAAGCAGAAGCAGGAGCTGGAGTACCGGATGCTCCAGAACCAGATTAATCCGCATTTCCTGTACAATACCCTGAATTCGATCAAATGGATGGCTACGATCCAGAACGCCACCGGCATTGCAGAGATGACGACCTCCCTGTCCCGGCTGCTCCGCAGCATCGCCAAGGATAACCGGCGGCTGATGCCGCTGAAGGATGAGCTGAGCCTGCTGGATGATTATTTCCTGATTCAGAAATACCGGTACGGCAGCACGGTTACCATGGTCACAGAGATTGAAGAGGAAGCGCTGCTCGCCGGGCTTATTCCGCGCTTCACCCTCCAGCCGCTGGTCGAGAATGCGATCTTCCACGGCATCGAGCCCAAAGGCCGGGGCGATATTGTGGTCCGGGTCACGAAGAGCGGCTTCGCGGATCTGCTCATCACGATCGAGGACAATGGGGTCGGGATGAAGGAGGAGCAAATCTCCACCATCCTAACCGTTCCCGGGGACGAGGCTAAGGGAATGCTGGAGAATATCGGGCTGCGCAGTGTGAACGAGCGGCTGCAGCTTGCTTTTGGCGGGGAGTACGGCTTGTCGATTGAGAGCGAGGTCGGCCGTTACACCAAGATGAAGCTGCTGCTGCCCTTCCGGCAGAGAGAATAG
- a CDS encoding sugar ABC transporter substrate-binding protein — translation MNLKRLYGMTLATALSVSMLAGCSGNNNTKDAAATASPASGNAATASSEPSQEPVTLKWALWDWEATAYYKPLIDAYKTAHPNVTIEYVDLGSTDYMTMLSTQLSGGADLDVLTIKDIPGYSNLVKQNHLEPLKTYMGDKSIDPSVYGGTVEQIEVNGEVYALPFRSDFWLIYYNKALFDKAGVDYPTNDMTFDQYDELARKMTSGSGSEKVYGAHYHTWRSAVQLFGILDGKNTVVGGNYDFLKPTYERILKEQEDGIVMDYATLKTSSTHYSGVFYNNSVAMMNMGSWFIATQIEKVKSGESQSKEWGIVKYPHPDGVEAGTTLGTITSLAVNQKSKHKEAALDFMNFVTGAEGAKVIASTGTIPAIKNDEVINSITSIDGFPADDNSKAALNTVQTYLEMPIHEKSADIEVILNEAHDNIMTKNATIDEGLKDMNDRVGQLLNN, via the coding sequence ATGAACTTGAAAAGATTATACGGCATGACCCTTGCCACTGCGCTCTCCGTGAGCATGCTGGCCGGATGCTCCGGCAATAACAATACGAAAGACGCCGCTGCAACGGCCTCACCTGCTTCGGGCAACGCTGCAACCGCTTCCTCCGAACCAAGCCAGGAGCCGGTAACACTGAAATGGGCGCTGTGGGACTGGGAAGCGACTGCATACTACAAACCGCTGATCGATGCTTACAAGACTGCACATCCGAACGTAACCATTGAATACGTCGATCTGGGCTCCACCGACTATATGACCATGCTCAGCACACAGCTCTCGGGCGGGGCGGATCTGGATGTCCTGACAATCAAAGACATTCCGGGCTACTCAAACCTTGTGAAGCAGAATCATCTGGAGCCGCTGAAGACCTACATGGGTGACAAATCCATCGATCCTTCGGTATACGGCGGTACGGTCGAGCAAATTGAAGTGAACGGCGAGGTGTATGCGCTTCCGTTCCGCAGTGACTTTTGGCTGATCTACTACAACAAAGCCTTGTTCGACAAAGCGGGTGTAGATTATCCGACCAACGATATGACCTTCGACCAATATGATGAGCTGGCCCGCAAGATGACCTCCGGCAGCGGCTCCGAAAAGGTATACGGCGCCCACTACCACACCTGGCGAAGCGCGGTTCAACTGTTCGGTATCCTGGACGGCAAGAACACTGTGGTCGGCGGCAACTATGACTTCCTGAAGCCTACCTATGAGCGGATTCTGAAGGAGCAGGAAGATGGCATCGTTATGGATTACGCTACCCTTAAGACCTCCAGCACGCATTACTCCGGCGTATTCTACAACAACTCTGTTGCGATGATGAACATGGGCAGCTGGTTCATTGCCACCCAGATTGAGAAGGTGAAGAGCGGGGAATCCCAGTCGAAGGAATGGGGTATCGTGAAGTATCCTCATCCGGACGGCGTTGAAGCTGGGACGACTCTGGGAACGATTACTTCCCTGGCCGTTAACCAGAAGTCGAAGCATAAGGAAGCAGCTCTTGATTTCATGAACTTCGTAACGGGTGCGGAAGGCGCTAAGGTGATCGCTTCTACCGGTACGATTCCGGCGATTAAGAATGACGAAGTTATCAATTCCATCACCTCCATCGACGGCTTCCCGGCAGATGATAACAGTAAGGCTGCACTGAATACCGTTCAGACTTATCTGGAAATGCCGATTCATGAGAAGAGTGCGGACATTGAGGTTATTCTGAATGAAGCGCATGACAACATCATGACCAAGAACGCTACGATTGACGAAGGCTTGAAGGATATGAATGACCGTGTAGGCCAGCTTTTGAACAATTAA
- a CDS encoding AAA family ATPase: MNKGQIVFLNGVTSSGKTSIVEAIQARSPEFFYVVANDLFEETIGERYLREDYWKYLSEAIIMMYHTAKVFSDHGKHVLIDGIIVERPGLAPHYEKVKEIFSGYPLSIVEVFCPLDICRQRNLAREHRSEDQSEEQHKLMARDIGYSFKVNTHENTSEECADLIVGHLFGERTAE, from the coding sequence ATGAACAAAGGACAAATCGTATTTCTAAACGGAGTTACCAGCTCCGGCAAAACCTCAATAGTCGAAGCCATACAAGCGAGATCACCGGAATTCTTTTATGTGGTAGCGAATGATCTGTTTGAAGAAACGATCGGGGAACGCTACCTGCGTGAAGATTACTGGAAGTACCTTAGCGAAGCGATTATCATGATGTACCACACTGCGAAAGTATTCTCGGATCATGGCAAGCATGTGCTGATTGACGGCATTATCGTGGAACGTCCCGGACTTGCGCCTCATTATGAGAAGGTAAAGGAGATTTTCAGTGGATACCCGTTATCCATTGTTGAAGTATTCTGTCCTCTGGACATCTGCCGCCAGCGCAACCTGGCCCGGGAGCACCGGAGTGAAGACCAGTCGGAGGAGCAGCACAAGCTAATGGCCCGGGACATCGGGTATAGCTTCAAGGTGAACACGCATGAGAACACTTCTGAGGAGTGTGCGGATCTGATTGTGGGGCATTTATTCGGTGAGCGTACCGCAGAATGA